One segment of Solanum stenotomum isolate F172 chromosome 1, ASM1918654v1, whole genome shotgun sequence DNA contains the following:
- the LOC125857825 gene encoding LOW QUALITY PROTEIN: uncharacterized protein LOC125857825 (The sequence of the model RefSeq protein was modified relative to this genomic sequence to represent the inferred CDS: substituted 2 bases at 2 genomic stop codons) codes for MDEIEKNDESDSTTEECESFHDFDYSLEEADMNFDKSINSTVDGTQEDDFATSNEELVSLHVDSDDENHKRSIVFNPTRDLEDSKFKFALHMVFSNSKEFKWAIEVHVVIQKKDIRFKKNESTRSRATCKVXSCKXFIFASKANQDESFIIKIIGPYHCCDNQRDNKTIDSGFLAKKYVEEFRINPNWGVKEFQAHVMRSLNCTISRNQAFMAKSKALYLITGSKEEQFEMLWNYCAELRRSNPGTTCILKLGQKFKDNGQW; via the exons ATGgatgaaattgagaaaaatgatGAGAGTGATTCGACAACTGAAGAATGTGAATCATTTCATGATTTTGATTATTCCTTAGAAGAAGCTGACATGAATTTTGATAAATCCATCAACTCTACTGTAGA TGGCACTCAAGAAGATGACTTCGCTACATCAAATGAGGAATTGGTGAGTTTACATGTAGATTCTGACGATGAAAATCATAAAAGATCCATTGTTTTCAATCCAACTAGGGATTTGGAggattcaaaatttaagtttgcaCTTCATATGGTTTTCAGTAATAGCAAAGAATTCAAATGGGCAATTGAGGTGCATGTTGTGATCCAAAAAAAGGATATCAgatttaaaaagaatgaaagtACAAGGTCTAGGGCAACTTGTAAGGTGTGAAGCTGCAAATGATTCATATTCGCATCAAAGGCTAATCAAGATGAGTCTTTCATAATTAAGATAATAGGTCCTTACCATTGCTGTGACAATCAAAGAGATAACAAGACtattgactctggatttttagctAAGAAGTATGTGGAAGAGTTTAGAATTAATCCAAATTGGGGAGTGAAAGAATTTCAAGCTCATGTGATGAGGTCTCTTAATTGTACCATTTCACGAAATCAAGCTTTTATGGCAAAAAGTAAGGCATTATATCTAATTACAGGGAGTAAAGAAGAGCAATTTGAGATGTTGTGGAATTATTGTGCTGAGCTGAGGAGGAGTAATCCAGGGACTACATGTATTTTAAAGTTGGGACAAAAATTCAAAGACAATGGTCAATGGTAG